Genomic DNA from Gemmatimonadales bacterium:
CAGAAAATCGGGCAGCACCGGGTCCCTGATGTGAAGGATCCTGGCCGGGGCCTCCGCGTAGATCCCCAGCAGCGCCTGCAGCAGCATGAAGAGTGAGCCGGAGGCCCAGGCCTGGGGAGAGCAACTCACCGGATAGCCCACCGGCCCCGCGCCGATCCGCCGGGGCGTTCCGCAGTACAGCTCGGGCAAGCGCTGGAAATCGGTATGCACGCCCGCCTGATACAGCGCGCTCACCACCGGGAGCGCCGACCGGGCATGTCCGTGCAGCGCCATCCCCAGCACCAGGATGGCGTTGTCGTGGGGCCACACGGAGCCGTTGTGGTAGCTCAGCGGGTTGAACACGGGATGCAGCGCACTCAGCGTTCGGATGCCCCAGCCGGAGAAGAAATCGGGTGCCATGAATCGCGCGGCGAGCCGCGCCGCCTCCTCGCTCGAGGGCACCCGGCTCCACAGCAGATGACCGGCGTTGGTCGTGGCGGTCGGGATAGGACGCTTCCGTCCGTCGAGCGCGAGAGCGAAGGTGCCGAGCTCCTCCAGCCAGAATGCGCTGCGGATCCGCTCCCGGAGCTCGCCCGCCTCCCGCCGCAGCACGGCCGCCCGCTCGGGCTGACCCATACTCTGGTACAGCTCCGCCATCCGGATCTTCGCGTCGTGGACATAGCCCTGGACCTCGACCAGCGCGATGGGGGCCTCGGGGAGCCGCCCGTCGGGAAACGGCACCCCATCTCCAGAGTCCTTCCAGCCCTGATTCACCAGCCCCTTCTCCGAAGTGCGGGCGTACTCCACGAACCCATCCCCGTCGACATCCCCGTAGCGGTCGATCCACCCCAGCGCCGCGTCCGCGTGGGGCAACAGGGCACGCACCAGCTCGGCGTCGCCGGTCCAGCGCCAGGTCTCGTGCAGCAGGATGAGCCAGAGGGGCGTCGCGTCGATGCTCCCGTAGTAGGGCACGTGGGGGATCTCGCCGCTCCGGGCCATCTCACCCCGCCGGAGCTCGTGCAGGATTTTCCCGGGCTGCTCCTCGGTGTACACATCCACCCGCTGCCCCTGGCGGCCGGCCAGATAGCGGAGCGTGTCGACCGCGATTCCCGGATGCAGCGGCAAAGCCTGAAGCGAGGTGATGACCGAGTCGCGGCCGAAGATGGTCGAGTACCAGGGAATGCCCGCGGAGATCACGGCATCTCCGTCCACCTCGACATAGAGGGCCCGAAGATCGGCGGTGGCGCGGCGGAGCAGATGGTCGAAATCGTCCACGTCGGTAGCCCACCGGCTGCATTCTCCGGTCCAGGCATCGTAGGACTGAATCAACCCGGCGCGGCATTGGTCGACGCCGCGCACCGGGAAGGCGAGCCGCCGGTCGGCGTCCTCCGCGTGGACCTCCCACTCCAGCTCGACCTGGCGCTCGCCCCGGAGCTGCAGGTCCCACCGGGCGGTGGTCCCCGCCAAGCGGTCGGGCGGGTCGCGGAACCGAACTACGCTCTGCACCACCCGGCCGTCGCGGCCGCGATAGGAGAAGATGACTTCGTTACCCCGATACTGGGGCGCGAAATACTCCCCCCGGCCGGCCCGCTTCCAGCCCCGCACCTCGAAGATGTCGGCGAAGTCGCATCCGAAGGTGACTTCCATCCAATAGTCCAGCGGGGAGCCGAGGTAGCTGGTCAGGGTCAGCCGCTCCGCCAGGCGGTCGGCGAGCACCAGCTCGCGCCGGATGTGAATCACGTTCTTGGGATCCCAGGGATTGCCCCCGAATGGAATGTCCTTGACCGCGAGGTCGATCTGCGCCCCATAGGCGGACGGGGCCTCGGCCGAGAGCAGGACCGGGGGACCGCCGCACACGGCGAGGTGGTAGTGGCTGAGGATGCGGGTGTCGTCGTGAAAGAGGCCCAGCGAGCAGACGCCGGCGGGCGCAATGTCCCCGTGCGAATTCACCAGCAGGAACAACCGGTCGTGCTTGAGGATGAGCGCGTGCTCGTCGAGGACCTCATGGGCGCACTCGATGGCCGGATAGCCAACGGCCTCTTGCATCGAAACCGTGCGGAGGCGGTCGACCGCCCGATTCCCGGGATTGGGGGTGATCGGCGCGCCAACCCGGCTCATGCCGCCGTGATCGGCAGGCGGTCGGTCCGCCCCGGCTTCGCCACGAGCGACCGGTACAGCACCTCGTACTCCAGGAGCATGCGCTCCCGGCTGAAGCGGCGCAGGGCCCGTGCCCGCACCCGCCGGCGGTCCAGCTGGTCCACCGCGCCGCCGGGCCGGATCAGCTCGGCCATTTCCTCGGTCGACCCGGCGATGAACCCGGTGATGCCCGGCTCGACCAGCTCAGGAACGCTGCCCCGGGAAAAGCTCACGACCGGGCAGCCCGATAGCATCGCCTCGATCAGAATCAGCCCGAACGGCTCGTTCCAATCGATCGGCGCGAGGAGGGCCCGGGCATTCCGCAGCAGCGGCACTTTCTGCGCGGTGCCGATACAGCCGAGGGTGGCCACGTGCGGCTTCCGAAGCCGCGGTACCACCTCACTATGGAAATACTCCTGGTTGGGTGGGTGGACGTCTCCGGCGACCCGGATCGCCACCCCGGCGAGCTCTGCGGCATCGATGGCGGTGTGAAGCCCCTTCTCTCGCGCGAAGCGACCCACGAAGCAGACGTAGGGCTCGGGATCGGCGGTCCAGTGGTAGCGGAGGGGATCCAGTCCGTGGTGAATCACGACGCTCTCCGCGACCCCCGGCTCCCGGCGCCGCTGGTCGGCGGAGATGGCGACAAAACGCACCTCGGGAAAATGTCGGTAGTAGGCGGAGAGCGTAGCGTCTTGCGCGTGGTGCAGCGTGTACACCAGCGGGAGGTGCGTGGTCAGCCGGGCCAGCGCAAGCGCGGCGGCCGAGTGGGCATGAACCACATCGTACTCACCGTCCGCGATCTGCTGCATCGCCCAGGACACGTGGTTGAGGTCGGTGAGCGGCTCCGGGGGCCACTGGCCGTGGGGGTAGAGCGATCGCAGCCGGGCCCGAGTGTGCGAGTCACCGGTGCCGAACAGGGTGACCTCGTGGCCGCGATCTAGCAGACCCTCCACCAGCTCGTACACCACCAGCTCGGTCCCCCCGTAGTCCCGCGGCGGCACGGGCACGAAGGGAGTAGAGAGCATCGCAATATGCATACTGGCCATCCTGAGTAAAACAAGGCACCGGGCCGGAGAACTCGGTGTCCCAGGGTGCCGATCTCTGGTGGACGTCTACAACTATACACACATGTCCGCGCCGCGGCGGTAGGGCCGTGAGGAGGATCACGGTGGCCGCACGCACGGAGGACGTATGTGTAGTCGCATGGATCCGGCCTCGAGGCATGACGCCCGACTTCGGGCTGGGCGCGAGACTCGAGAGACGCGCAAGCAGCGGGTACTCACCCACGGAACGCCATCGCTCACCCGAACGATCGCCCACGCGATCGTCCTCAAGGACAGCGATCTCTTTCTCGTCACCGAGAGGGACGGGAGTGTGCCGGGCGCCGGAGACCATGGGCTCGGACTCTATTACCACGACACCCGAGTGCTCCGGACGTACGAGCTCCAAGTCAACGGCCAGTCGCCCGTGGCGCTCGGATCCGTCTCCTCCGTCGGCTATCGGAGCTCGCTGCAGCTTACCAATCCGGAGCTTGGAGCGCGGCCCGGACCCGTCATTCCGCGGGAAACCCTCGGCATCGAATGGGCCAGAGTGCTCGATGGCCAGGCGCTGGTCCTGAGTGACACGATCACCATTCGCAACTGGGGCCGGGTACCCGTAGAGCTCGACGTCGGGCTCCGCTTCGAAGCGGGATTCGAGGATGTGTTCCAGGTCCGCGGCCTCCTGGGGGAGCGCCTCGGACAGGAGGATGCGCCAGAGTGGGCGGATGGAGTGCTGCGGTTCCGCTATCACGGCCGGGATGGACTGTTCCGCAGCCTCAGCGTGTTTCTGCCAAGCACACTCGTTCCGGACGGCCCTAACGGGGCCGCCGCTTCGATCCGGCTGGAGCCGCGGGCCGAGGAGCGACTCAAGCTCCGGCTCGAGGTCCAAGAAGGCCCCGACGAAGCGACGGATCGCATGGCCCCCCAACCACACGACCTGGCCGGCCCGCGGCCGGGGTCCCCCACACGCCCATCGGATGCCTGGCCCGGCGGCATAGCTCGAGTCGACAGCGATAGCCTCGCCCTCAACCAGACGCTGACTCGCTCCTTTGCGGATCTGCAACTGCTGAGAAGCACGATTCGGGACCATGACTTCATCGCCGCGGGCATTCCCTGGTTCGCCACGCTCTTCGGACGGGACAGCCTGATCGCCTCACTGCAGCTCCTTCCCTACAACAGCCGGACGGCAGCGGAGACGCTCCGCCTGCTGGCGACACTGCAGGGCACCCGGGTCGATGACTGGCGGGACGAGGCGCCCGGCAAGATCCTCCACGAGCTTCGGGTCGGTGAAATGGCCCGCTCCGGCGAGATCCCCCACAGCCCCTATTACGGCACGGTCGACGCCACACCGCTGTTCCTCATACTGCTGGCCGAGTATTGCCGGTGGACCGGAGACCTGGAGCTGTTCCTGGAGCTGGAGGACCATGTGCGGAGGGCGCTCGAGTGGATCGACCAGTACGGCGACCACGACGGGGACGGTTACGTGGAATACCGGAGCAACTCCGAGCACGGGCTCATCAATCAAGGCTGGAAGGATTCGGGTGACGCGATCGTGGACCAGCGGGGCGCCATCGCGGAGCCGCCCATCGCGCTGGTGGAAGTGCAGGCCTACATCTACGCGGCCAAAGTCGGGATCGCCGAGCTCTACGCCAGGCGGGGTAATGGGGATCGCGCCGAGCAGTTGCGGCGCGAGGCCGACACTCTGCGGTCCCGGTTCAATCGTGATTTCTGGGTCGAGTCGCTCGGCTACTACGCCCTGGCGCTGGAAGCTCGCAAGCAACCTCTGCGGGTGGTCTCCTCCAATCCGGGGCACGCCCTCTGGTGTGGCATCGCTGACTCGGACAAAGCCGGGCGGGTGGCTCAGCGACTGATGGCTCCGGACATGTTCAGCGGATGGGGCGTGCGCACCTTGTCGGCGAGCTCACCGGCTTATACGCCCATCGGGTACCACCTCGGGACGGTCTGGCCGCACGACAGTGCCTTGGTGGCCGCCGGCCTCAAGCGCTACGGATACGCGCCGCAGGCCCGCCGAATCCTCGATGGCATCGCCGCCGCGGCGATGGATTTCAAGCACCATCGTCTGCCCGAGCTCTTTACCGGTTTCTCCCGCGGGCGCTACGGCGCGCCGATCCCCTACCCCGTGGCCTGCCACCCGCAGGCCTGGGCGGCAGGGTCCCTGCCCTTCCTGCTTGCCCAGCTCCTCGGCCTCCACCCAGAGGCGTTCGAGAGCCGGCTGCGCATCGTGGATCCCTGGATGCCCGGGTTCGTCGACATGCTGGAGCTGACCGGTCTCCGGGTGGGGAGCGCGACGGCCGACCTTCGCTTCGAGTCCGCCAAGGCCGGCGGTGAGGGCCCGGCGAAGGTCCGGGTGCTCAGGATCGAGGGCAACCTGGACGTTCGCGTCGAGTCGTCCACCGACGTGGCGATGGAGAGGAGTGCCTGAGCATGCTGCGGCGCGAGCGAAAAACCGTGGTGGTAACCGGGGCGTCGGCCGGCGTGGGTCGGGCAATCGCCCTCGCCTTCGGTCGGCGCGGCGACCGGGTCGGCCTGCTCGCCAGAGGGACTCGCCGGCTGGAGCAGGCGCGCGCCGAGATCGAGGAGCTCGGCGGCGAGGCGCTGGTGCTGCCGGCGGATGTGGCGGACGCGAATGCCGTCGCCAAGGCGGCGGCAGCAACGGAGGAGCGGTTCGGCCCGATCGACGTGTGGGTCAACAACGCGATGGTCTCGGTCTTTTCCCCGGTCAAGCAGATGCGCCCCGAGGAATATCGGCGCGTGACCGAGGTGACCTACCTGGGAACGGTCTACGGCACGCTCGCGGCGCTGGACCGGATGCTGCCACGGGACCACGGCGTGATCCTTCAGATCGGCTCGGCCCTCGCCTACCGCTCGATTCCCCTCCAGTCCGCGTACTGTGCCGCGAAGCACGCGATCCAGGGCTTCACCGAGTCGCTCCGGTCGGAGCTGTACCACGACCGGAGCAAGGTGCGGGTGACGATGCTCCAGCTGCCGGCGGTGAACACGCCCCAGTTCGACTGGGTGAAGAGCCGGCTTCCCCTGAAGGCGAAGCCGGTCCCGCCGGTGTTCCAGCCGGAAGTGATCGCCAGTGCCGTGGTGTGGGCCTCGGAGCACAAGCGATCGGAGATGTACCTGGGATTCTCCTCGGCCAAGGCGATCGTGGGCAACCGGATCATACCGAGGCTGCTGGACCACTATCTCGCGCGGGTCGGCTATTGGAGCCAGCAGACCGACGAACCGGAGACTCCCGATCGGCCCGACAACCTGTGGCAGCCGGTAGAGGGCGACTTCGGCGCGCACGGCCGGTTCGACGCGATCGCGCGCGGCCGGAGCTGGCACGTCTGGCTCTCCGAGCACCGGCGCGGCCTCGCGCTCGCCGGAATTGCGGCCCTCGCGGCAGGTGCGACGCGTCACCTGAGGAGGTGAGCCATGGCAGATACGGTCAGCGACTTCCTGCTCGAGCGCCGGGTACGAGGGCATCGCGCCGGTCGAGCTGCCGGTGTGGTGGCTCTCCAGCAAACACGAAAGGAAGCTGCATGGTCCCGACCGAAGTGGCCGAAGCGAGCATGTCTGACGCCGAACGGATCGCCCGAATAAAGCAGGCGCTCGGAAAATGGCAGCTCGACGCGCTGGTGTGCGCAATGCCGTCCAACGTCCTGCTCCTGACAGGCTACTGGCCGGTGGTGGGTACCAGCATCGCCGTGTTCACGCGGGAGGGCGCGGTCGGCCTCGCGCTGCCGGAGGACGAGCTGGATCTCACCGGAGCGTCATGGGCGGAAGTCCGGGAGACGTTCGCACCCGGCTCTCTCGAGATGTTGGCGCCTCTGTCGGAGGTGCTCCGCCACCCGCTCGCGCGCGTCCTGCGCCGACTCGGCGTGGGGCGCGGACGGATCGGCTACGAGCACGGACCGATGCTCGAGCCCAGCTCGTATGCCGGCACCAACCGCTACGCCGCCGCCATCCCGGCGCTGCTGGTAGCGCTGTCCCCCGCGGCGGTGCTGGTCGACGCCGATGAGGTGCTGCGGAGTTGCCGCGCGGTGCTCACCCGCCGTGAGCTGGCTCGGCTCCGGCGGGCCTGCCGGGTGGCGGGCGCCGCGTTCCGGTCCGGCGCCGCCACCATCGGCACGGGCGCTCGCGAGCGGGAGGTGGCCGCGGCGTTTCGGCTGCCGCTCGAAGCGTATGCCGATCAGGAGCACGACGCGCCAGTCCGGGCCGGTGGCTTCACCTGGTGCATGGCAGGGCCGGATGCGGCGCTCGCCTACCGCTCGTACGCCCGGAGCCGCAACCGGCGCATCGGGAATGGCGAGACGGTGATGGTGCATTGCAATTCGTTCGTGGACGGCCTCTGGACCGACATCACCCGCACCTACTATCCCGGTCTGATGGACGACCGCGCCCGGGAGCTGTTCGATGCGGTGCTCGCGGCCCGCCGGGCAGCGCTTGCAGCGATCGCGCCCGGCGTGCCGGCACGCGAGGTCGACCGCGCGGCGCGCGACGTGCTCGCCCAGCACGGGCTGGGTCATTCCTTCCCCCATGGGACGGGACACGGCGTCGGATTCGCGGCGATCGACCATCAGGCGACGCCGCGGATTCATCCGGCGTCGGAGGATGTCCTCGAGAAGGGCATGGTCTTCAACCTGGAGCCCGCGGTGTATCTGGAAGGCTGGGGCGGGGTGCGCCACTGCGATATGGTCGCCGTCACCTCGGATGGTGCCGAGCTGCTCACGGCTTTCCAATCAGGACTGGAGGAGCTCGCGCCGAGACTCGCGGCGTCCCGCGATGCGAAGACACGGCAGCTCGTCCGCTGACGAGGAGCCGTGTCTCGATTCGATCTCTGACCCCGAGCTACGGTTTCGAGCTGCTGCTATCCTTCATCTTACTGGTGTCGGCCGCGGCGCCGGTGGTGTCCCCCATCTGCACGTGACCGCGCGCCTTCATAGCTGACTTGGTTGCCGCCCAGTCGATGCCGCCATGACTGGCACAGCCGTTACCCTTCTTGGCGGCGTTCGAGCCGTCCTTGCACACCACGGTGTCCGCCGAGGCCGTCACGCCTGCGGCCCCGCTAGCGCGCCTGGATGAGTCGGCGGTGGGTCCGGTCTGAACGCCCGGTTTGGCCTTGAGCGCGGTGTCACTCGGCGGGCCGTTGTACTTATAGCCGCCCTGCCCTGCCTTACCCGTGGTATCGGCGGTGGAATCGTTCCGCTGATATCCCTGATATGCGCCGGTGTCGGGCTGGGCCATGGCGCTGGTGTCTTTGGGCGGCGCATTGGTAGGCTGTTGCGCCCTGAGCGCCGTGGGCGCACCCAGCGCGAGCATGCCGAGCAGCGCCAGATACGGGGTGGAGCGAGAATAGATGCCCATCTTGGATTCTGCCTCCCTTCGTGGATCTCCCCATCGGAACTGCCGAGTGGATGAGTCGACGATTCTCCTCTCCACTCGTTCTCCAGTGTCTCGCGCGTAGCGTACAGCGAGGCTCCTGACCCCGCTGTGATCCGGGTCATGCTCGAGGCTCAGTTCGCAGAATCAACTCTCTAGAGGGATCGAGTGATGTGCGGTGGGGCGTCGGCATGGCCGCTCCGGATTCCGAAGGCGGCCATGCCTGGCTGAGACATCACATGAGATAACGCACTACAAGTTCTTACCCAACAGCAGCTTGTCAGCTCTGAGCCTGCTGGTGCGCCTCCACGAACCAGAGCCACTGATCCACGCCGCGGGAGATCTCGGTCAGGATGTCAGCGCTGTCCGCGTCCTCCAGCTCGTTCATCTCCTCGATCCCCACGCGCGCCGTGCGGCCGAATCCCGCCAGCGCCCCCGACAGTGCGGCGACGTGCTCCGCGCCAGTGGAGAGCGTCAGCGGATAATCCGGCAGCGTGGACCGCTCTGCGACGACCCCCACCGTGCCCTCGGCGATTCCTCCGAGCTGCACCACCCGCTCGGCGAGCAGATCCACATACTCCTCGACCGCCTCGTTCACCTCGTCGAACAGCTTGTGCAGCGCGATGAAGCTGGGCCCCTTCACGTTCCAATGAGCCTGCTTGCACTGCGTCTGAAGGTCGATGGCATCGGCGAGCCGCTGATTGAGCAGACCTACCGCCTCCCGCCGGCTCGCCTCCGGCAGATCGTTCTTGGTGCGATAGAGCTTGGTGCTGGCGAAGCGGGTTTCCGAGGCGTTGCGCGACTCGGCCGCCGGCTCCCGCCGGGGTGTGATGGTGCGGGCCATTGGAACATTCTCCTTGTCGAATGGTCCCAGCCCAGCATGGGCCGGGAATGTCATAGCATGAGCCAGGTCGAGCGGCGGCTCCAGGCACTGTTACTCAAGGAATCTGACCAGCTCGGCGGCCACTTGGTCTCCGTGCGTCCAGAGAATGCCGTGCGGACCACCCTCGATGGTCACCAGACGGGCTCCCTTGATGGCCTTGGACAGCGCGAGGCCGGTGGCGGCGAACGGCACGATCCGATCGGCGTCTCCCTGGATGACCAGCACCGGCACGTCCACGCGCGGCACGTCCTTGCGGAAGTCGGTCATCCAGGTGGCGACGCAGTCGTGGGTGGCGATGGCGGACGCCGCGACCGCCACGGTCCAGCTCTGCTGGACCGCCTGGTCGCTGATCAGCTTCCCGCCCAACACGTCGAGGTTGTAGAAATCCTTGAAGAAGCCGGAAAGAAACGCCGGGCGATCGGCCTCCACCGCGGCCGCGATCCCTTCGAAGACCTTGGACTCGACGCCAGCCGGGTTATCCGGGGTCTTGAGCACCAGCGGAACGATGGGCGAGATGAACACCGCCTTCCGCACCCGCTCCGAGCCGTAGCTGCCCAGGTAGCGAGCCACCTCGCCGCCGCCCATCGAGAAGCCGACCAGCGCGGCATCGCGCAAATCGAGCTCGGTGATCAGCTTGTGCAGGTCCTCGGCGAAGGTGTCGTAGTCGTAGCCCGTGGCCGGCTGGCTGGACCGGCCAAAGCCACGCCGGTCGTAGGTGATCACGCGGTGGCCGGCGGCCAGGAGGGCCCGGGTCTGCTTCTCCCATGAGGCGCCGTTCTGGGCAAAGCCCGGAATCAGGACGACCGACTTCCCCGCGCCATGGTCCTCGTAATACAGGTCTATGGGGGTGGAGTTCTCCTGACCGACGGTGACGTAGCTTCGCAGGTCGTGTGCGCTTGCGGTGGGCATCATATTCCTCCGTCCGAAATCATACCACACGGAAACCGATCCACACCAGGTGAATCTAGGTGGATACGGTCCCGCCCGCCGTGGCCGTGACGGCTTCGATACCTCCTCCGCCGGCTGGCTGGGCGGCCATCAGGGCGATACTCTCCCCATCGCCCGAACC
This window encodes:
- a CDS encoding glycogen debranching N-terminal domain-containing protein — encoded protein: MSRVGAPITPNPGNRAVDRLRTVSMQEAVGYPAIECAHEVLDEHALILKHDRLFLLVNSHGDIAPAGVCSLGLFHDDTRILSHYHLAVCGGPPVLLSAEAPSAYGAQIDLAVKDIPFGGNPWDPKNVIHIRRELVLADRLAERLTLTSYLGSPLDYWMEVTFGCDFADIFEVRGWKRAGRGEYFAPQYRGNEVIFSYRGRDGRVVQSVVRFRDPPDRLAGTTARWDLQLRGERQVELEWEVHAEDADRRLAFPVRGVDQCRAGLIQSYDAWTGECSRWATDVDDFDHLLRRATADLRALYVEVDGDAVISAGIPWYSTIFGRDSVITSLQALPLHPGIAVDTLRYLAGRQGQRVDVYTEEQPGKILHELRRGEMARSGEIPHVPYYGSIDATPLWLILLHETWRWTGDAELVRALLPHADAALGWIDRYGDVDGDGFVEYARTSEKGLVNQGWKDSGDGVPFPDGRLPEAPIALVEVQGYVHDAKIRMAELYQSMGQPERAAVLRREAGELRERIRSAFWLEELGTFALALDGRKRPIPTATTNAGHLLWSRVPSSEEAARLAARFMAPDFFSGWGIRTLSALHPVFNPLSYHNGSVWPHDNAILVLGMALHGHARSALPVVSALYQAGVHTDFQRLPELYCGTPRRIGAGPVGYPVSCSPQAWASGSLFMLLQALLGIYAEAPARILHIRDPVLPDFLNEATVTGLAVGGSRVALQFRRHGSRTLANLLGVEGDPLQVRIELS
- a CDS encoding glycosyltransferase family 4 protein produces the protein MHIAMLSTPFVPVPPRDYGGTELVVYELVEGLLDRGHEVTLFGTGDSHTRARLRSLYPHGQWPPEPLTDLNHVSWAMQQIADGEYDVVHAHSAAALALARLTTHLPLVYTLHHAQDATLSAYYRHFPEVRFVAISADQRRREPGVAESVVIHHGLDPLRYHWTADPEPYVCFVGRFAREKGLHTAIDAAELAGVAIRVAGDVHPPNQEYFHSEVVPRLRKPHVATLGCIGTAQKVPLLRNARALLAPIDWNEPFGLILIEAMLSGCPVVSFSRGSVPELVEPGITGFIAGSTEEMAELIRPGGAVDQLDRRRVRARALRRFSRERMLLEYEVLYRSLVAKPGRTDRLPITAA
- a CDS encoding glycogen debranching N-terminal domain-containing protein, yielding MCSRMDPASRHDARLRAGRETRETRKQRVLTHGTPSLTRTIAHAIVLKDSDLFLVTERDGSVPGAGDHGLGLYYHDTRVLRTYELQVNGQSPVALGSVSSVGYRSSLQLTNPELGARPGPVIPRETLGIEWARVLDGQALVLSDTITIRNWGRVPVELDVGLRFEAGFEDVFQVRGLLGERLGQEDAPEWADGVLRFRYHGRDGLFRSLSVFLPSTLVPDGPNGAAASIRLEPRAEERLKLRLEVQEGPDEATDRMAPQPHDLAGPRPGSPTRPSDAWPGGIARVDSDSLALNQTLTRSFADLQLLRSTIRDHDFIAAGIPWFATLFGRDSLIASLQLLPYNSRTAAETLRLLATLQGTRVDDWRDEAPGKILHELRVGEMARSGEIPHSPYYGTVDATPLFLILLAEYCRWTGDLELFLELEDHVRRALEWIDQYGDHDGDGYVEYRSNSEHGLINQGWKDSGDAIVDQRGAIAEPPIALVEVQAYIYAAKVGIAELYARRGNGDRAEQLRREADTLRSRFNRDFWVESLGYYALALEARKQPLRVVSSNPGHALWCGIADSDKAGRVAQRLMAPDMFSGWGVRTLSASSPAYTPIGYHLGTVWPHDSALVAAGLKRYGYAPQARRILDGIAAAAMDFKHHRLPELFTGFSRGRYGAPIPYPVACHPQAWAAGSLPFLLAQLLGLHPEAFESRLRIVDPWMPGFVDMLELTGLRVGSATADLRFESAKAGGEGPAKVRVLRIEGNLDVRVESSTDVAMERSA
- a CDS encoding SDR family oxidoreductase is translated as MLRRERKTVVVTGASAGVGRAIALAFGRRGDRVGLLARGTRRLEQARAEIEELGGEALVLPADVADANAVAKAAAATEERFGPIDVWVNNAMVSVFSPVKQMRPEEYRRVTEVTYLGTVYGTLAALDRMLPRDHGVILQIGSALAYRSIPLQSAYCAAKHAIQGFTESLRSELYHDRSKVRVTMLQLPAVNTPQFDWVKSRLPLKAKPVPPVFQPEVIASAVVWASEHKRSEMYLGFSSAKAIVGNRIIPRLLDHYLARVGYWSQQTDEPETPDRPDNLWQPVEGDFGAHGRFDAIARGRSWHVWLSEHRRGLALAGIAALAAGATRHLRR
- a CDS encoding Xaa-Pro peptidase family protein, whose amino-acid sequence is MVPTEVAEASMSDAERIARIKQALGKWQLDALVCAMPSNVLLLTGYWPVVGTSIAVFTREGAVGLALPEDELDLTGASWAEVRETFAPGSLEMLAPLSEVLRHPLARVLRRLGVGRGRIGYEHGPMLEPSSYAGTNRYAAAIPALLVALSPAAVLVDADEVLRSCRAVLTRRELARLRRACRVAGAAFRSGAATIGTGAREREVAAAFRLPLEAYADQEHDAPVRAGGFTWCMAGPDAALAYRSYARSRNRRIGNGETVMVHCNSFVDGLWTDITRTYYPGLMDDRARELFDAVLAARRAALAAIAPGVPAREVDRAARDVLAQHGLGHSFPHGTGHGVGFAAIDHQATPRIHPASEDVLEKGMVFNLEPAVYLEGWGGVRHCDMVAVTSDGAELLTAFQSGLEELAPRLAASRDAKTRQLVR
- the dps gene encoding DNA starvation/stationary phase protection protein Dps, with protein sequence MARTITPRREPAAESRNASETRFASTKLYRTKNDLPEASRREAVGLLNQRLADAIDLQTQCKQAHWNVKGPSFIALHKLFDEVNEAVEEYVDLLAERVVQLGGIAEGTVGVVAERSTLPDYPLTLSTGAEHVAALSGALAGFGRTARVGIEEMNELEDADSADILTEISRGVDQWLWFVEAHQQAQS
- a CDS encoding alpha/beta hydrolase; this translates as MMPTASAHDLRSYVTVGQENSTPIDLYYEDHGAGKSVVLIPGFAQNGASWEKQTRALLAAGHRVITYDRRGFGRSSQPATGYDYDTFAEDLHKLITELDLRDAALVGFSMGGGEVARYLGSYGSERVRKAVFISPIVPLVLKTPDNPAGVESKVFEGIAAAVEADRPAFLSGFFKDFYNLDVLGGKLISDQAVQQSWTVAVAASAIATHDCVATWMTDFRKDVPRVDVPVLVIQGDADRIVPFAATGLALSKAIKGARLVTIEGGPHGILWTHGDQVAAELVRFLE